A genomic stretch from Vulpes lagopus strain Blue_001 chromosome 11, ASM1834538v1, whole genome shotgun sequence includes:
- the MTA2 gene encoding metastasis-associated protein MTA2 isoform X2: MLKDYVYFENSSSNPYLVRRIEELNKTANGNVEAKVVCLFRRRDISSSLNSLADSNAREFEEESKQPGVSEQQRHQLKHRELFLSRQFESLPATHIRGKCSVTLLNETDILSQYLEKEDCFFYSLVFDPVQKTLLADQGEIRVGCKYQAEIPDRLAEGESDNRNQQKMEMKVWDPDNPLTDRQIDQFLVVARAVGTFARALDCSSSIRQPSLHMSAAAASRDITLFHAMDTLQRNGYDLAKAMSTLVPQGGPVLCRDEMEEWSASEAMLFEEALEKYGKDFNDIRQDFLPWKSLASIVQFYYMWKTTDRYIQQKRLKAAEADSKLKQVYIPTYTKPNPNQIISVGSKPGMNGAGFQKGLTCESCHTTQSAQWYAWGPPNMQCRLCASCWIYWKKYGGLKTPTQLEGAARGTTEPHSRGHLSRPEAQSLSPYTTSANRAKLLAKNRQTFLLQTTKLTRLARRMCRDLLQPRRAARRPYAPINANAIKAECSIRLPKAAKTPLKIHPLVRLPLATIVKDLVAQAPLKPKTPRGTKTPINRNQLTQNRGLGGIMVKRAYETMAGAGVPFSANGRPLASGIRSSSQPVAKRQKLNPADAPNPVVFVATKDTRALRKALTHLEMRRAARRPNLPLKVKPPLIAVRPPVPLSAPPHPASTNEPIVLED; this comes from the exons ATGCTAAAAG ATTACGTCTATTTTGAGAACTCCTCCAGCAATCCTTACCTGGTTAGACGGATTGAGGAGCTCAACAAG ACTGCAAATGGAAATGTGGAGGCAAAGGTTGTGTGTCTTTTCCGGCGAAGGGACATTTCTAGTAGCCTCAATAGTCTGGCTGATAGCAATGCCA GGGAGTTTGAGGAGGAATCAAAGCAGCCAGGGGTGTCAGAGCAGCAGCGACATCAGCTGAAGCACCGGGAGCTTTTTCTTTCTCGGCAATTTGAATCCTTACCAGCCACCCACATACG GGGGAAATGCAGTGTGACCCTCCTGAATGAGACTGACATCTTGAGCCAATACTTGGAAAAGGAG GACTGCTTTTTTTACTCACTGGTGTTTGACCCTGTGCAGAAGACACTTCTAGCTGATCAGGGAGAGATCAGAGTTGGTTGCAAATACCAAGCTGAGATACCAGATCGCTTGGCAGAGG GAGAATCTGATAATCGGAACCAACAGAAGATGGAGATGAAGGTCTGGGACCCAGACAACCCTCTCACAGACCGGCAGATTGATCAGTTTCTCGTGGTGGCCCG AGCTGTGGGCACCTTTGCAAGGGCCCTAGATTGTAGCAGTTCCATTCGGCAGCCAAGCCTGCACATGAGTGCAGCTGCAGCTTCCCGAGATATCACCTTG TTCCATGCAATGGATACGTTGCAGAGGAACGGCTATGACTTGGCTAAAGCCATGTCGACCCTGGTACCCCAGGGGGGCCCGGTGCTGTGTCGGGATGAGATGGAGGAATGGTCTGCTTCAGAGGCTATGCTGTTTGAGGAGGCTCTGGAGAAGTATGGGAAGGATTTTAATGATATTCGCCAGGACTTT CTGCCTTGGAAGTCACTTGCCAGCATAGTCCAGTTTTACTACATGTGGAAAACCACAGACCGCTATATTCAGCAG AAAAGATTGAAAGCTGCTGAAGCAGACAGCAAACTAAAACAAGTCTATATCCCCACCTA TACTAAGCCAAATCCTAACCAGATCATCTCTGTGGGCTCGAAACCTGGCATGAatggggctggattccagaaGGGCCTGACTTGTGAGAGCTGCCACA CCACACAGTCTGCCCAGTGGTATGCCTGGGGCCCACCCAACATGCAGTGCCGCCTCTGTGCTTCCTGTTGGATCTACTGGAAGAAATATGGGGGACTGAAGACCCCGACCCAGCTTGAGGGGGCTGCTCGGGGCACAACA GAGCCACACTCGAGGGGTCATCTCTCTAGACCTGAAGCCCAAAGTCTCTCCCCCTATACGACCAGCGCCAACCGGGCCAAGCTGCTGGCTAAGAACAGGCAAACATTCCTGCTCCAGACCACAAAGCTGACCCGACTGGCCAGACGCATGTGCAGGGACCTGTTACAGCCGAGGAGGGCTGCCCGACGACCCTATGCCCCTATCAATGCCAATGCCATCAAGGCAGAGT GCTCCATTCGACTTCCTAAGGCTGCAAAGACTCCATTGAAGATTCACCCTCTGGTGCGGCTACCACTGGCAACCATCGTCAAAGATCTGG TGGCCCAGGCACCTCTGAAACCAAAAACACCTCGGGGTACCAAGACCCCAATCAACAGAAACCAGCTGACCCAGAACCGGGGTCTGGGGGGTATTATGGTGAAACGGGCCTATGAAACT ATGGCAGGAGCGGGGGTCCCCTTTTCTGCCAATGGAAGGCCTCTTGCCTCAGGGATTCGCTCAAGCTCACAGCCAGTTGCCAAGCGTCAGAAACTAAACCCAGCTGATGCGCCCAATCCTGTGGTGTTTGTGGCCACAAAGGATACCAG GGCCCTGCGGAAGGCTTTGACCCATCTGGAAATGCGGCGAGCTGCCCGCCGACCCAACTTGCCCCTGAAAGTGAAGCCACCACTGATTGCAGTGCGGCCCCCAGTCCCACTGTCTGCACCCCCACATCCTGCCAGCACCAATGAGCCCATTGTCCTGGAGGATTGA
- the MTA2 gene encoding metastasis-associated protein MTA2 isoform X1 has product MAANMYRVGDYVYFENSSSNPYLVRRIEELNKTANGNVEAKVVCLFRRRDISSSLNSLADSNAREFEEESKQPGVSEQQRHQLKHRELFLSRQFESLPATHIRGKCSVTLLNETDILSQYLEKEDCFFYSLVFDPVQKTLLADQGEIRVGCKYQAEIPDRLAEGESDNRNQQKMEMKVWDPDNPLTDRQIDQFLVVARAVGTFARALDCSSSIRQPSLHMSAAAASRDITLFHAMDTLQRNGYDLAKAMSTLVPQGGPVLCRDEMEEWSASEAMLFEEALEKYGKDFNDIRQDFLPWKSLASIVQFYYMWKTTDRYIQQKRLKAAEADSKLKQVYIPTYTKPNPNQIISVGSKPGMNGAGFQKGLTCESCHTTQSAQWYAWGPPNMQCRLCASCWIYWKKYGGLKTPTQLEGAARGTTEPHSRGHLSRPEAQSLSPYTTSANRAKLLAKNRQTFLLQTTKLTRLARRMCRDLLQPRRAARRPYAPINANAIKAECSIRLPKAAKTPLKIHPLVRLPLATIVKDLVAQAPLKPKTPRGTKTPINRNQLTQNRGLGGIMVKRAYETMAGAGVPFSANGRPLASGIRSSSQPVAKRQKLNPADAPNPVVFVATKDTRALRKALTHLEMRRAARRPNLPLKVKPPLIAVRPPVPLSAPPHPASTNEPIVLED; this is encoded by the exons ATGGCGGCCAACATGTACCGGGTGGGGG ATTACGTCTATTTTGAGAACTCCTCCAGCAATCCTTACCTGGTTAGACGGATTGAGGAGCTCAACAAG ACTGCAAATGGAAATGTGGAGGCAAAGGTTGTGTGTCTTTTCCGGCGAAGGGACATTTCTAGTAGCCTCAATAGTCTGGCTGATAGCAATGCCA GGGAGTTTGAGGAGGAATCAAAGCAGCCAGGGGTGTCAGAGCAGCAGCGACATCAGCTGAAGCACCGGGAGCTTTTTCTTTCTCGGCAATTTGAATCCTTACCAGCCACCCACATACG GGGGAAATGCAGTGTGACCCTCCTGAATGAGACTGACATCTTGAGCCAATACTTGGAAAAGGAG GACTGCTTTTTTTACTCACTGGTGTTTGACCCTGTGCAGAAGACACTTCTAGCTGATCAGGGAGAGATCAGAGTTGGTTGCAAATACCAAGCTGAGATACCAGATCGCTTGGCAGAGG GAGAATCTGATAATCGGAACCAACAGAAGATGGAGATGAAGGTCTGGGACCCAGACAACCCTCTCACAGACCGGCAGATTGATCAGTTTCTCGTGGTGGCCCG AGCTGTGGGCACCTTTGCAAGGGCCCTAGATTGTAGCAGTTCCATTCGGCAGCCAAGCCTGCACATGAGTGCAGCTGCAGCTTCCCGAGATATCACCTTG TTCCATGCAATGGATACGTTGCAGAGGAACGGCTATGACTTGGCTAAAGCCATGTCGACCCTGGTACCCCAGGGGGGCCCGGTGCTGTGTCGGGATGAGATGGAGGAATGGTCTGCTTCAGAGGCTATGCTGTTTGAGGAGGCTCTGGAGAAGTATGGGAAGGATTTTAATGATATTCGCCAGGACTTT CTGCCTTGGAAGTCACTTGCCAGCATAGTCCAGTTTTACTACATGTGGAAAACCACAGACCGCTATATTCAGCAG AAAAGATTGAAAGCTGCTGAAGCAGACAGCAAACTAAAACAAGTCTATATCCCCACCTA TACTAAGCCAAATCCTAACCAGATCATCTCTGTGGGCTCGAAACCTGGCATGAatggggctggattccagaaGGGCCTGACTTGTGAGAGCTGCCACA CCACACAGTCTGCCCAGTGGTATGCCTGGGGCCCACCCAACATGCAGTGCCGCCTCTGTGCTTCCTGTTGGATCTACTGGAAGAAATATGGGGGACTGAAGACCCCGACCCAGCTTGAGGGGGCTGCTCGGGGCACAACA GAGCCACACTCGAGGGGTCATCTCTCTAGACCTGAAGCCCAAAGTCTCTCCCCCTATACGACCAGCGCCAACCGGGCCAAGCTGCTGGCTAAGAACAGGCAAACATTCCTGCTCCAGACCACAAAGCTGACCCGACTGGCCAGACGCATGTGCAGGGACCTGTTACAGCCGAGGAGGGCTGCCCGACGACCCTATGCCCCTATCAATGCCAATGCCATCAAGGCAGAGT GCTCCATTCGACTTCCTAAGGCTGCAAAGACTCCATTGAAGATTCACCCTCTGGTGCGGCTACCACTGGCAACCATCGTCAAAGATCTGG TGGCCCAGGCACCTCTGAAACCAAAAACACCTCGGGGTACCAAGACCCCAATCAACAGAAACCAGCTGACCCAGAACCGGGGTCTGGGGGGTATTATGGTGAAACGGGCCTATGAAACT ATGGCAGGAGCGGGGGTCCCCTTTTCTGCCAATGGAAGGCCTCTTGCCTCAGGGATTCGCTCAAGCTCACAGCCAGTTGCCAAGCGTCAGAAACTAAACCCAGCTGATGCGCCCAATCCTGTGGTGTTTGTGGCCACAAAGGATACCAG GGCCCTGCGGAAGGCTTTGACCCATCTGGAAATGCGGCGAGCTGCCCGCCGACCCAACTTGCCCCTGAAAGTGAAGCCACCACTGATTGCAGTGCGGCCCCCAGTCCCACTGTCTGCACCCCCACATCCTGCCAGCACCAATGAGCCCATTGTCCTGGAGGATTGA